The Lactuca sativa cultivar Salinas chromosome 2, Lsat_Salinas_v11, whole genome shotgun sequence genome includes a window with the following:
- the LOC111899810 gene encoding uncharacterized protein LOC111899810: protein MVVNVIKWRPWPPLLSKKFKVKLVVKKMEGENCDLVHADPEKDNHRAVEIRWKGPKITLSSFRRTVKRNFTREEKVIEPNGVVQWDEEFHSICTLSGSKDNAYNPWEIGFTVLSGLNAGLKNKVPVIGTASLNLSEFASAAEEKDFDLTIPLTIPCGATEPRPSLHIQLSLMELRGDQEPSEATQSQSQTSETSSGEKDELSALKAGLRKVKIFTEYVSIRRGKKTSREDDQESRSEEGDYSYRFDSESLEGSEEGESNEVKEEEEDAAAFRKSFSYGTLAYANCTGGSLYEDGVYYSNRNRKSDQNDDSVSTASVSEAYVVQNPKRSILPWKKRKLNLRSPKTKGEPLLKKAYAEEGGDDIDFDRRQLSSDEWVKANQSLKSEFGDDSFAVGNWEEREIVSRDRSMKIRADVFFASIDQRSERAAGESACTALVAVIADWFQTNRHLMPVKSQLDSLIRDGSLEWRKLCENETYRIRFPDKHFDLETVLEANLRPMSVVPGKSFVGFFHPEEVVEGSFDFLHGAMSFDAMWDEISRESELHNMGEEPRVYIVSWNDHFFVLKVDSDAYYIIDTLGERLFEGCNQAYILKFDKKTVIYELSESDSGDQMPMPGSDGSTTARKSITETLETKILSENVVICEGKESCKEYIKSFLAAIPIRELQADMKRGLLSSPLHHRLQIEFHYTRLQPPPPDPVPATAISAAGGDDSANTVAT, encoded by the exons ATGGTTGTGAATGTGATCAAATGGAGACCATGGCCGCCGCTTCTGTCAAAGAAATTCAAAGTGAAATTGGTGGTGAAGAAGATGGAGGGGGAAAACTGTGATCTTGTGCATGCGGACCCAGAGAAGGATAATCATAGGGCTGTGGAGATCAGATGGAAAGGGCCCAAGATCACCTTGAGTTCTTTTAGGAGAACAGTCAAGAGAAATTTCACAAGGGAAGAGAAGGTTATTGAGCCAAACGGTGTCGTTCAATGGGATGAAGAATTTCATTCCATTTGTACCCTTTCTGGTTCTAAAGACAATGCCTATAACCCTTGGGAGATTGGTTTTACCGTTTTGAGT gGATTAAACGCTGGACTGAAGAACAAGGTCCCTGTAATTGGAACAGCATCTTTAAATCTTTCTGAATTTGCTTCTGCTGCTGAAGAAAAAGATTTTGACCTCACAATTCCTCTCACCATTCCATGTGGAGCAACCGAGCCTCGTCCCTCTCTTCAT ATACAACTTAGTTTAATGGAGTTGAGAGGCGATCAAGAACCATCAGAAGCAACacagagtcaaagtcaaacatcAGAAACATCATCAGGAGAGAAAGACGAGCTTTCTGCACTGAAAGCCGGATTAAGAAAAGTCAAAATCTTTACAGAATACGTATCAATCAGGAGAGGAAAGAAAACCTCACGTGAAGATGATCAAGAAAGTAGAAGCGAAGAGGGTGATTACTCCTACCGTTTTGATTCAGAATCACTTGAAGGATCTGAAGAAGGCGAATCAAATgaagtcaaagaagaagaagaagatgctgCTGCTTTCAGAAAGTCATTCAGTTATGGCACATTAGCATATGCAAATTGTACAGGAGGATCTCTTTATGAAGATGGTGTTTATTACAGTAACCGAAACCGTAAATCTGATCAAAACGATGATTCAGTTTCAACTGCTTCTGTTTCTGAAGCTTATGTTGTTCAGAATCCTAAAAGAAGCATTCTTCCATGGAAGAAACGGAAACTTAACTTAAGatcaccaaaaacaaaaggggagCCATTGTTGAAGAAAGCATATGCTGAAGAAGGTGGTgatgacattgactttgaccggCGCCAGCTCAGCTCAGACGAATGGGTTAAggcgaatcaatctttgaaatctgAATTTGGTGATGATAGTTTTGCTGTTGGAAATTGGGAAGAAAGGGAGATAGTGAGTCGTGATAGGTCAATGAAGATTCGGGCAGATGTTTTCTTTGCTTCCATTGACCAAAGAAGTGAACGGGCAGCTGGAGAGAGTGCTTGCACCGCCCTTGTGGCGGTCATTGCTGACTGGTTCCAAACTAACCGCCACCTCATGCCGGTTAAATCCcaactcgactcactgattcgagacGGGTCGTTAGAGTGGAGAAAATTATGTGAAAATGAAACTTATAGAATCCGGTTTCCCGATAAGCATTTTGATCTTGAAACGGTTCTTGAAGCCAATTTACGCCCCATGTCCGTGGTCCCCGGGAAGTCTTTTGTCGGTTTTTTCCACCCGGAAGAAGTCGTCGAGGGTAGTTTTGACTTTTTGCATGGGGCGATGTCTTTCGATGCCATGTGGGATGAGATCAGCCGTGAGTCGGAGCTTCATAACATGGGCGAAGAACCGCGGGTTTATATCGTGAGTTGGAATGATCATTTTTTTGTGTTGAAAGTTGACTCGGATGCGTATTATATTATTGATACTTTAGGAGAGAGGTTGTTTGAGGGGTGTAATCAAGCTTATATCTTGAAGTTTGATAAGAAGACTGTAATTTATGAGCTTTCGGAGTCTGATTCCGGTGATCAGATGCCGATGCCGGGTTCTGATGGGTCAACAACAGCAAGAAAGTCAATTACAGAAACTCTGGAAACGAAGATTCTGAGTGAAAATGTTGTTATTTGTGAGGGGAAAGAATCTTGCAAGGAGTATATTAAAAGCTTCTTGGCAGCCATTCCTATTAGAGAACTGCAAGCGGATATGAAGAGAGGTTtactttcttcacctcttcatCACAGGCTACAGATCGAGTTTCATTACACCCGtctacaaccaccaccacctgaCCCTGTCCCCGCCACTGCCATATCAGCAGCAGGTGGCGATGACTCAGCAAACACGGTTGCCACATAG